The following are from one region of the Aquipuribacter nitratireducens genome:
- a CDS encoding phosphomannomutase/phosphoglucomutase gives MTHPLERAVKAYDVRGVVGEDLDEAAFDALGEAFVRTGVAGPAPTRVVVGHDMRPSSPDLAEAFARGAARAGAHVELLGLTATDQLYLASGLRDAGGAMVTASHNPARYNGLKLCRPGARAVSLDDGLAEVRDAALATLAGAAPGPAAAQGEVVRRDSLAEYAAHLRGLVDLSAGRPLRVVVDAGNGMAGLTVPAVLGTVAGLPALPVDLVPLYWELDGSFPNHEANPLDVSTLTDLQAAVVAEGADAGLAFDGDADRCVLVDETGRVVDASAVTALVARTEVARARASGEAEPVVLHNLITSRVVPEVVSAAGGRSVRTRVGHSYIKAEMARTGAVFGGEHSAHYYFRDFYGADSGMLAALHVLAALGRSPAGTTLSSLVADYAPYARSGEVNSTVGDAAAATARAVAAAEAWGEPVDVDRLDGTTVSAGDGSWWFNLRPSNTEPLLRLNVEAGDEATMTRVRDDVLAVVRTDPQVDPEEEPVSASTSAAPEGAGDRPLVEPWLREVLRCPACRSTLADGTGDDGQPRLRCTQDAPDPGDGAEALDRPAACGRSYPFDRGVPVLLVDEGVLPSAG, from the coding sequence CCTACGACGTCCGCGGTGTCGTGGGGGAGGACCTCGACGAAGCCGCCTTCGACGCCCTCGGCGAGGCGTTCGTCCGGACCGGCGTCGCCGGTCCCGCCCCCACCCGCGTGGTCGTCGGCCACGACATGCGGCCCTCGTCCCCGGACCTCGCCGAGGCGTTCGCCCGCGGGGCCGCTCGCGCGGGCGCGCACGTCGAGCTGCTCGGGCTCACCGCGACCGACCAGCTGTACCTCGCCTCCGGCCTGCGGGACGCCGGCGGGGCGATGGTGACCGCGAGCCACAACCCGGCCCGCTACAACGGGCTCAAGCTGTGCCGCCCCGGCGCACGGGCCGTGAGCCTCGACGACGGGCTCGCGGAGGTCCGCGACGCCGCGCTCGCCACCCTGGCCGGCGCTGCGCCCGGACCCGCGGCCGCCCAGGGGGAGGTCGTGCGCCGCGACAGCCTCGCCGAGTACGCCGCCCACCTGCGCGGGCTCGTCGACCTGTCCGCCGGTCGCCCGTTGCGGGTCGTCGTCGACGCCGGCAACGGCATGGCGGGGCTCACCGTGCCCGCCGTGCTCGGCACGGTCGCCGGGCTGCCGGCGCTGCCCGTCGACCTCGTGCCGCTGTACTGGGAGCTCGACGGCAGCTTCCCGAACCACGAGGCGAACCCGCTCGACGTGTCGACGCTCACCGACCTGCAGGCGGCCGTGGTCGCCGAGGGCGCCGACGCCGGGCTCGCGTTCGACGGCGACGCCGACCGGTGCGTCCTCGTCGACGAGACCGGCCGCGTCGTCGACGCGAGCGCGGTCACCGCGCTCGTCGCCCGGACCGAGGTCGCGCGCGCCCGGGCCTCGGGCGAGGCCGAGCCGGTGGTGCTCCACAACCTCATCACGTCCCGGGTCGTGCCCGAGGTCGTGAGCGCCGCGGGCGGGCGCTCGGTCCGCACCCGCGTCGGGCACTCCTACATCAAGGCGGAGATGGCCCGCACCGGCGCGGTCTTCGGCGGCGAGCACTCCGCCCACTACTACTTCCGCGACTTCTACGGCGCGGACTCCGGCATGCTCGCGGCCCTCCACGTCCTCGCGGCCCTCGGCCGGAGCCCCGCGGGCACGACCCTGTCGTCGCTCGTCGCGGACTACGCCCCGTACGCACGGAGCGGGGAGGTGAACTCCACGGTCGGGGACGCCGCCGCCGCGACCGCGCGTGCCGTCGCGGCGGCCGAGGCCTGGGGGGAGCCCGTCGACGTCGACCGCCTCGACGGCACCACCGTGTCGGCCGGCGACGGGTCGTGGTGGTTCAACCTGCGCCCCAGCAACACCGAGCCGCTGCTGCGCCTCAACGTCGAGGCGGGGGACGAGGCGACGATGACCCGCGTGCGCGACGATGTGCTCGCCGTCGTCCGCACGGACCCGCAGGTCGACCCCGAGGAGGAGCCCGTGAGCGCCAGCACGTCCGCCGCGCCGGAGGGGGCCGGCGACCGCCCGCTCGTCGAGCCGTGGCTGCGGGAGGTGCTGCGCTGCCCCGCCTGCCGCAGCACGCTCGCCGACGGGACCGGCGACGACGGGCAGCCGCGGCTGCGGTGCACGCAGGACGCACCCGACCCCGGCGACGGCGCCGAGGCGCTCGACCGCCCCGCGGCGTGCGGGCGCTCGTACCCCTTCGACCGGGGGGTCCCCGTCCTCCTCGTCGACGAGGGCGTCCTGCCCTCCGCCGGCTGA